Proteins encoded within one genomic window of Deltaproteobacteria bacterium:
- a CDS encoding response regulator, which produces MSIHRVLIVDDSSLVREILCTLVTRDPNLEVCGEAENGREAIVKCAEHDPDMILLDLQMPEFDGLSFLRHYRTKTRAKIIILSGMISGNRKPIGINAKNLGADAVLSKPENMSDEASESIEELMRTVYELLGIEAA; this is translated from the coding sequence ATGTCAATCCATCGTGTCTTGATTGTTGATGATTCATCTCTGGTAAGAGAAATACTGTGCACTCTTGTCACTCGAGACCCGAATCTAGAGGTCTGCGGCGAGGCCGAGAATGGGCGAGAAGCCATTGTAAAATGCGCCGAACATGACCCAGATATGATACTTCTTGATTTGCAAATGCCGGAGTTTGACGGCCTGAGCTTTTTGAGACACTACCGAACCAAAACACGGGCAAAGATTATCATTTTGTCTGGAATGATTTCAGGAAACCGAAAACCCATCGGTATCAACGCCAAGAACCTAGGCGCTGACGCAGTATTGAGTAAGCCTGAAAATATGAGCGATGAAGCATCGGAGAGCATCGAAGAGCTGATGCGTACTGTGTATGAATTGCTAGGAATCGAAGCCGCTTAG